The following proteins are co-located in the bacterium genome:
- a CDS encoding YqgE/AlgH family protein, translating into MERELEEGAWAALPADPAFIFDVDPDDAWRSALHAAGIDPATLTPGVGLN; encoded by the coding sequence ATCGAGCGCGAGCTGGAGGAGGGGGCGTGGGCGGCGCTTCCGGCCGACCCGGCCTTCATCTTCGACGTCGATCCCGACGACGCGTGGCGCAGCGCGCTCCACGCCGCCGGCATCGACCCCGCGACCCTGACGCCGGGGGTCGGGCTGAACTGA